The genomic interval CGCGACGCGAGCCTTGGGATCGGGATGGTCCTCGAGATACTTGGCGACCAGATCGCTGTGCTCGTCTTCGAGGACGCCTAAATGCTCCATGATCGTCTTCATGTTCTCGGGGTCGTACCCGGCCCGCGCCATCAGCTGCAAGCCGGTGCGATCGGCCTGCAATTCGTCCTCGCGCTCGATCTTTGCGTAGGCGCTCGCCTCCATCAAGTTGCCGAACTCGTAGATGATCGGCGAGAACATCGCGGCGATACCGAAGAGCAGGTTGAGCCCTTCGAGTTTGGATTGCGAGGTGAGCACGTGGCGGCGCTCGATGTGGCCGGTTTCGTGACCGATCACGCCGGCGAACTCGTCGTCGGACTGCACGAAGTCGATCAATCCTTCGTCGATGTAGATGTAGCCGCCGAGCGTCGCGAACGAGTTGACGGTGGTATCCTTGATGACTTTGATGTTGTAGGGGATGTCTTTGCGGTCGACTTGTTTCCAGAGGTTCCCGGCGATCTTGTTGACGTAGGCATTGAGCAGCGGATCGGTTTCGATCACGCTGGTGTCGACGATCTGCTCGTCTTCCTGCCGCCCCATCTCGATCTCGGTTTGGGTCGAGGTCGCGCCAACCGGTGCCGGGCATATGGCACCGGCGAAAAGCACAATAGTAAGGAAGGCGATGATGCGACGGATCATAGGGCTGGCATCCTTTATCGGAGGTACTCACTCCATGTTACGGCGTGACTCGGCTTCGATACAACGGGCGGAGCGTGCCGTCCGTAACCGTGTGCACGAGATGTGTATAACCGCAAGAACTTGCGAGTCCCTGTGGACGGCGACAGGGTCGCCCCCCGACCCCTCGGTAAAACGGGGCCAATGTCGCTGATTCGGGGGCGGGGCCAGGGCCTCGAAATCCACCTCGCCGGTTGGGACTTTGACGCGGTGATCGCCGAGCTGACCGCTCGCCTTGGGGAGCGGCCCGGCTTCTACACGGGCACGCGAGCCGTCGTCGTTCAGGGCGAACCCGCGCTCTCGTCCGAGCAGGTGGCGCAGCTGGCGTCCGTGCTCGAGACCGCCGGCATCGCGTTGAACGGGCTCGAGCAAGCGCCGGCGCCCGAAGAGCTCGCGCGACGCCGCGCGATGCGTCCCAAGCGCGAGCTCAAACTCTCGGATTCGGCGCGCTCGCTCGTCGCCGACTTCGCCGGTGCGAGGGCCGACATCGCGCAGCGCCGCAAGCGGGCGAGCGAAGCGCCCGCGCCCGCAATGCCGATGCTGCAAGTCGCGCCGCCGCCCGGCACGCTCTATCACGTCGGTACGCTGCGCGGCGGGCAAGCGCTGCATCACGCCGGCAACATCGTCGTCGTCGGCGACGTGAATCCGGGAACCGAACTCGTCGCAACCGGCGACATCGTCGTCTTCGGCCGTTTGCT from Candidatus Baltobacteraceae bacterium carries:
- the minC gene encoding septum site-determining protein MinC; its protein translation is MSLIRGRGQGLEIHLAGWDFDAVIAELTARLGERPGFYTGTRAVVVQGEPALSSEQVAQLASVLETAGIALNGLEQAPAPEELARRRAMRPKRELKLSDSARSLVADFAGARADIAQRRKRASEAPAPAMPMLQVAPPPGTLYHVGTLRGGQALHHAGNIVVVGDVNPGTELVATGDIVVFGRLLGVAHAGAQGDDGAKVYALQLQATQLRIATCIALDEDHARMMSEPEVAFIRAGRITIAPFSKAAEVPG